AGGACTTCGATGGCCGGCCGCAACTCGGGGTCGACGGAATCGGGATCGAGTAGGTCACTGGCGTCGGCGGTCCGGCCGAACGCCTCGAGAGCTCGGACGCCGCGTCGAACCAATTCGTTGACCACCTGGCTGATCAAGGCGTGTGGCAGTCCGTCGGTCTGACCGGACTCGATCCCGATCGATGTCAGCAGAACAGCGTCAGCGCTGACCGGTCCGGTCGGGAAGAGTTGCGCGCGCGGGACCGCCCGGGGCGGCGCATACAGCACATAGCCGAGGCACGGCTGCTCGTCGCCCGATGCCGATCCATCCGTCGGCGTCGTGCTGGCCACCTGACCACACGACCCCCACTCCAGCATGACCATCGACAGCCACGCTTCCTTCTCGAACTCGGGATCCGGAAGGTAGTCACCGCCGAGCGTTGCGGGATCGACTTCCCAGAACACACATCGGCGCGCGTGCTTGGGTAGTTGCTCGAATCCCTCGAGCCGAAGCGGCGTGATACGGACGGACACTAACCTCCCCGGCTTTCTTGCGGTGCGGATGTGCGCAACAGCCCCTCCAGGATAGGAGAGGCGGCCGGGGACGTGCCAGTGATGGCGCAGCTACCGAAGCCTGCGCTCGCTGGAAGCGGAATTCGTTGGCGCACTGTGTGATTCCTCGGTGGATACACTCGGCAGCGAACGCGGACCGGGGTTGGCGTCACTGTGACGGAACTGGCTGGTGTCGTCGTACCTGGAAATTCAGCCCGCGGGCCGGTTCATCATGTCCACAATGCGCTGCAAATCGTCCACCGAGCCGAACTCGACCACGATCTTGCCCTTGCGCTTGCCCAGGCTCACTGTCACCCGGGTGTCGAACGTGCTCGACAGCCGTTCGGCGACATCCTGGAGCCCGGGCATCTGGATCGGCTTGCGCCGCGGCGCGGGTGGCGTCTTGGCGTCGGACCGGTTGGCCAGGGTGACGGCTTCCTCGGTCGCTCGCACCGACAATCCCTCGGCCACGATCCGCGCGGCCAGCTCTTCCTGAGCCTCGGCGCCCGCCTCCAGTGCGAGCAGCGCACGGGCGTGCCCCGCCGACAGCACGCCGGCAGCCACCCGGCGCTGGACCGCGATCGGCAGGCGCAGCAGCCGGATCATGTTCGAGATCACCGGACGCGAACGGCCGATGCGGGCGGCGAGTTCGTCATGGGTGACGTCGAACTCGTCGAGCAGCTGTTGGTAGGCCGCCGCCTCTTCCAGAGGGTTGAGCTGGGCGCGGTGGATGTTCTCCAGTAGTGCATCGCGGAGGAGATTGTCTTCGGCAGTCTCCCTGACGATGGACGGGATCGTCGCCAGTCCGGCCTCCTGCGCTGCGCGCCAGCGCCGCTCCCCCATCACCAGCTGGTAGCGCACCGGTGCTCCCGGCGCGGCATCCGGAACGGCCCGCACCACGATCGGCTGCATGAGACCGAACTCGCGGATCGAGTGCACCAGTTCGGCCAGCGCCTCCTCATCGAAGACCTGGCGGGGCTGGCGCGGATTCGGTTCGATGGCCGAGGGATCGATCTCGCGGTAGACCGCACCGACACTGTCGACGTCTACCGGGGCACCGCCGCCGATCACCACATCGGCGGCCGCCGCACCGAGGCGGGGACCGCCGTCGGCCGGTCCGGTCGGGATGAGCGACGCGAGGCCACGGCCGAGGCCGCCCTTGCTCTTCGATGACATGTGCGCCTCCTCTTATGCCCGGGTAGCCCGCTGCGCGAGCTCTTTGCTTGCGTCGAGATAGCTCATGGCACCTCGCGAGCCGGGATCGTAATCGATGATCGTCATGCTGTATCCGGGTGCTTCCGACACTTTGACGCTTCGTGGAATCACGGTGGTGAGCACCTTGTCGCCGAAATAGTTGCGCACCTCGGAGGCGACTTGGTCGGCCAATTTGGTACGTCCGTCATGCATCGTGAGGATGACGGTCGACACGGTCAGTTGTGGGTTGAGGTGTGCCCTGACCATTTCGATGTTTCTCATCAACTGCGAGACACCCTCCAGGGCG
This is a stretch of genomic DNA from Mycobacterium sp. ELW1. It encodes these proteins:
- a CDS encoding acetyltransferase — translated: MSVRITPLRLEGFEQLPKHARRCVFWEVDPATLGGDYLPDPEFEKEAWLSMVMLEWGSCGQVASTTPTDGSASGDEQPCLGYVLYAPPRAVPRAQLFPTGPVSADAVLLTSIGIESGQTDGLPHALISQVVNELVRRGVRALEAFGRTADASDLLDPDSVDPELRPAIEVLGDCSFDQCMISADLLLDAGFTVVAPHRYFPRLRLELDKGLGWKAEVEAALERLLESAQLQQPVGAGAEVRG
- a CDS encoding ParB/RepB/Spo0J family partition protein, whose product is MSSKSKGGLGRGLASLIPTGPADGGPRLGAAAADVVIGGGAPVDVDSVGAVYREIDPSAIEPNPRQPRQVFDEEALAELVHSIREFGLMQPIVVRAVPDAAPGAPVRYQLVMGERRWRAAQEAGLATIPSIVRETAEDNLLRDALLENIHRAQLNPLEEAAAYQQLLDEFDVTHDELAARIGRSRPVISNMIRLLRLPIAVQRRVAAGVLSAGHARALLALEAGAEAQEELAARIVAEGLSVRATEEAVTLANRSDAKTPPAPRRKPIQMPGLQDVAERLSSTFDTRVTVSLGKRKGKIVVEFGSVDDLQRIVDMMNRPAG